The sequence GCCACGGTCGGCCAAGGAGCTCTACCGCGGCGCGCCCTACGGCGTCGGGTATTTCGCCGGCGTCTGGCATCCATGAGACCGCTTGCGATCATCGGGCCGACGGGCACCGGTAAATCGGCGCTCGCGCTGGCGGTGGCCGAGCGGCTCGGCGGGCAGATCGTTAACGCCGACGCCATGCAGCTCTACCGCGGAATGGACATCGGCACCGCGAAGCTCGCGGTCTCCGAACGCCGCGGTATCCCGCACCATCAGCTCGACGTGCTGGACGTCACCGAGACCGCGACCGTGGCGCGCTACCAGCAGGACGCGGCCGCCGACGTCGAGCGCATCGCGGACGCTGGAGCGGTGCCGGCCATCGTCGGCGGATCGATGATGTACATCCAAGCCCTACTCGACCAATGGGCGTTTCCCGCAACCGACCCGGCCGTCAGGGCGAAATGGGAGCAGCGACTGACCGAGGTCGGCGTCGCGGCCCTGCACGCCGAACTGGCGCGGATCGACGCCGCGGCGGCGTCGTCGATCCTGCCCACCGACGGCCGCCGCATCGTGCGGGCGCTCGAGGTCGTCGAGCTGACCGGTCAGCCGTTCTCCGCATCGGCGCCGACCATCGGCGCGCCGCGCTGGGACACCGCCATCGTCGGATTGGATTGGGACACAGCTGTTCTCGACGAGCGCCTGGCGCTGCGCACCGACACGATGTTCGCAGACGGCCTCGTCGAGGAGGTGCGCACCCTGCTGACCCGTGGGCTGCGCGAGGGCGTGACCGCATCCCGTGCGCTCGGCTACGCGCAGGTGATCGATGATCTGGACAACGGCGGTGACGGGGCGGCCGCGCGGGAGCCGACATTCATCGGGACGCGGCGCTATGTGCGACGGCAGCGGTCGTGGTTTCGCCGCGACCACCGGATCACCTGGCTCGACGGGGCCGCGGGCGACAACGTCGATGACGCCCTTCGGATATGGCGCCACGTATCCTGATCAGGTGATGTTCGCCAAGGGGCACGGCACGCAGAACGATTTCGTGCTGCTGCCCGACCCCGACGGCCGGCTTCTGCTGGAGCCTGCGGCGGTGGCCGCGCTGTGTGACCGCAGGCGGGGGATCGGGGCCGACGGCGTGCTGCGGGTCACCACCGCGGGCGCTGCTGCGGACGCGGGCGTTTTCGATCGGCTGCCCGAGGGCGTCGCAGCCGGCGACTGGTACATGGATTATCGCAACGCCGACGGCTCGATCGCCCAAATGTGCGGCAACGGCGTTCGGGTGTTCGCGCACTTCCTGCGGGTCAGCGGTCTGGAGAGCCGCGACGAATTCGTCGTCGGTTCGCTGGCCGGTCCGCGGCCCGTCGTGCTGCACACGTTCGACGCCACCAACGCCGACGTCACCGTCGAGATGGGGAAGGCCAATCAGCTGGGCACCGGTGAGGCGCTGGTCGGCGGCAGGACTTTCGCCGGGCTGGCCGTCGACGTCGGCAACCCGCATCTGGCATGCGTGGTGCCCGGCCTGACCGCCGCCGAGCTGGCCGCCCTCGATGTGGCCGCGCCGGTCGCATTCGATGCGAGGCAGTTCCCGGAAGGCGTCAACGTCGAGGTGCTCACGGCTCCGTCGAATGGATCGGTGTCGATGCGGGTACACGAGCGGGGTGTCGGCGAGACCCGTTCGTGCGGGACGGGCACCGTTGCCGCCGCCGTCGCCGCGCTGGCGCACGACGGCGCGAGCACCGGGACGCTGGCGGTGGGCGTGCCCGGCGGGGAGGTCACCGTCACCATCAGCGACGCCAGCAGCTTCCTGCGCGGCCCATCGGTCCTTGTCGCGGGCGGTGAGATCGCTGAGGAATGGTGGCGTGCGCAGCAGTGTTAATTCGGATGCGCGAAATCTTCGCAGCGTGAATCATTTCTGATTGCTTATGACTTCTCCCGACTTTCCCCTCAGCGGCACCCCGAGCGCGGGTGAGCTTGCCCTCGAAGACCGCACGGCGTTGCGCCGCGTGGCCGGTTTGTCGACGGAACTGACCGATGTCTCCGAGGTCGAGTACCGCCAGCTGCGGCTCGAACGCGTCGTGTTGGTCGGTGTGTGGACCGAGGGCAGCGCCGCCGAGGCCGACGCCAGCCTCGCCGAGTTGGCCGCGCTCGCCGAGACGGCCGGTTCCGAAGTGCTCGAGGGCATGATCCAGCGACGTGACAAGCCTGATCCGTCCACCTACATCGGCTCGGGCAAGGCGCAGGAGCTTCGCGACGTCGTCGTGGCGACCGGAGCCGACACCGTCATCTGCGACGGCGAACTCAGCCCCGCCCAGCTCAACGCGTTGGAGAAGGCCGTGAAGGTGAAGGTCGTCGACCGCACCGCCCTGATCCTGGACATCTTCGCCCAGCACGCCACCAGCCGGGAGGGCAAGGCGCAGGTGGCATACGCCCAGATGGAGTACATGCTGCCGCGGCTGCGCGGCTGGGGTGAGTCGATGTCGCGGCAGGGCGGCGGTGCAGGCGGCGGCAGCGGGGGCGGCGTCGGCACGCGCGGCCCCGGTGAGACCAAGATCGAGACGGACCGCCGCCGCATTCGCGAACGCATGGCCAAACTCCGTCGCGAGATCAAGGACATGAAGAAGATCCGCGACACCCAGCGCAGCCGCAGGCTCGGCAGCGACGTGGCGTCGATCGCGATCGTCGGATACACCAACGCGGGCAAGTCCAGCCTCCTCAACGCGCTCACAGGAGCGGGTGTGCTGGTGGAGAACGCATTGTTCGCGACGCTCGAACCCACCACGCGCCGAGGCGAGTTCACCGACGGCAGGCCGTTCGTCCTGACCGACACCGTCGGATTCGTCCGCCACCTGCCCACCCAACTGGTGGAGGCCTTCCGTTCCACGTTGGAGGAGGTCGTCGATGCCGACCTGCTGGTACACGTGGTCGACGGTTCGGACGTCAACCCGCTGGCGCAGATCGAGGCGGTCCGCAAGGTGATCGGTGAGGTCATCGCCGATCGCGATAGTCATCCCGCACCAGAACTGTTGGTGGTCAACAAGATCGACGCAGCGGACGGACTCACGCTCGCCCAGTTGCGGCGCGCGCT is a genomic window of Mycobacterium sp. ITM-2016-00318 containing:
- the miaA gene encoding tRNA (adenosine(37)-N6)-dimethylallyltransferase MiaA, translating into MRPLAIIGPTGTGKSALALAVAERLGGQIVNADAMQLYRGMDIGTAKLAVSERRGIPHHQLDVLDVTETATVARYQQDAAADVERIADAGAVPAIVGGSMMYIQALLDQWAFPATDPAVRAKWEQRLTEVGVAALHAELARIDAAAASSILPTDGRRIVRALEVVELTGQPFSASAPTIGAPRWDTAIVGLDWDTAVLDERLALRTDTMFADGLVEEVRTLLTRGLREGVTASRALGYAQVIDDLDNGGDGAAAREPTFIGTRRYVRRQRSWFRRDHRITWLDGAAGDNVDDALRIWRHVS
- the dapF gene encoding diaminopimelate epimerase, which translates into the protein MMFAKGHGTQNDFVLLPDPDGRLLLEPAAVAALCDRRRGIGADGVLRVTTAGAAADAGVFDRLPEGVAAGDWYMDYRNADGSIAQMCGNGVRVFAHFLRVSGLESRDEFVVGSLAGPRPVVLHTFDATNADVTVEMGKANQLGTGEALVGGRTFAGLAVDVGNPHLACVVPGLTAAELAALDVAAPVAFDARQFPEGVNVEVLTAPSNGSVSMRVHERGVGETRSCGTGTVAAAVAALAHDGASTGTLAVGVPGGEVTVTISDASSFLRGPSVLVAGGEIAEEWWRAQQC
- the hflX gene encoding GTPase HflX — protein: MTSPDFPLSGTPSAGELALEDRTALRRVAGLSTELTDVSEVEYRQLRLERVVLVGVWTEGSAAEADASLAELAALAETAGSEVLEGMIQRRDKPDPSTYIGSGKAQELRDVVVATGADTVICDGELSPAQLNALEKAVKVKVVDRTALILDIFAQHATSREGKAQVAYAQMEYMLPRLRGWGESMSRQGGGAGGGSGGGVGTRGPGETKIETDRRRIRERMAKLRREIKDMKKIRDTQRSRRLGSDVASIAIVGYTNAGKSSLLNALTGAGVLVENALFATLEPTTRRGEFTDGRPFVLTDTVGFVRHLPTQLVEAFRSTLEEVVDADLLVHVVDGSDVNPLAQIEAVRKVIGEVIADRDSHPAPELLVVNKIDAADGLTLAQLRRALPGAVFVSAHTGDGLDQLQQKMAQLVTPTDTVVDVTIPYDRGDLVARVHADGRVDATEHNPEGTRMKARVPISLAASLSEFATF